From one Enterococcus sp. DIV2402 genomic stretch:
- the coaE gene encoding dephospho-CoA kinase (Dephospho-CoA kinase (CoaE) performs the final step in coenzyme A biosynthesis.), with amino-acid sequence MGMVLGLTGGIATGKSTVVNIFRAYGFPIVDGDVIAREIVEPKQAGLQAIVSVFGEDILLDNGQLDRKKLGNIIFSDEEKRRQLDALLDPILRQTITQRIRGYREEPLVIADIPLLFEAHYEDEMDQVAVVYVPEAVQLERLIRRDDLTKAQALQRIASQLSIEEKKQRADIVFDNQNSLEETKKKVKNWLKAQKFI; translated from the coding sequence ATGGGCATGGTTTTAGGTCTTACAGGCGGTATTGCTACAGGAAAAAGTACCGTTGTGAACATCTTTCGTGCATATGGCTTTCCGATTGTGGATGGGGATGTGATTGCACGAGAGATTGTTGAACCCAAACAAGCAGGTCTACAAGCGATTGTCTCCGTCTTTGGAGAGGATATTTTGTTAGACAATGGTCAGTTAGACCGTAAAAAATTAGGTAATATTATTTTTTCTGATGAAGAAAAACGTCGCCAATTAGATGCGTTATTAGATCCTATTTTACGACAAACAATTACTCAACGTATCCGTGGATATCGAGAGGAACCCTTAGTAATTGCAGATATTCCGCTATTATTTGAAGCCCATTATGAAGATGAAATGGATCAGGTTGCCGTGGTTTATGTTCCTGAAGCTGTTCAATTAGAACGTTTAATAAGACGAGATGACTTAACAAAAGCACAGGCGTTGCAACGAATAGCTAGTCAACTATCAATTGAAGAGAAAAAGCAACGGGCGGATATTGTGTTTGATAACCAAAATTCACTGGAAGAAACAAAAAAGAAAGTTAAAAACTGGTTAAAAGCACAAAAATTTATTTAA
- the mutM gene encoding DNA-formamidopyrimidine glycosylase, which translates to MPELPEVETVRKGLLHLVKGKTIESVEVRWPRIIESPEIETFQRNLVNQTIEDIQRRGKFLIFKFTNFDMISHLRMEGKYEFDPDMQDMLDKHTHVIFNFTDHSRLFYNDVRKFGRMVLVPKDESSQYKGIKQLGPEPQPDVFYLETFQEKLKRSAKAIKPLLLDQKLVTGLGNIYVDEALWEAQIHPETPANALNESETTRLHQAIIDVLARAVEAGGTTIRSYANALGEAGTFQVSLNAYGQTDLPCPRCQTPIVKTKVAQRGTHYCPTCQKRKG; encoded by the coding sequence TTGCCAGAATTGCCAGAAGTAGAAACTGTTCGCAAAGGGCTATTGCATTTAGTTAAGGGAAAAACGATTGAATCTGTCGAAGTTCGCTGGCCACGAATTATTGAATCGCCCGAGATAGAAACTTTCCAAAGAAATTTGGTTAATCAGACGATTGAAGATATTCAGCGTCGAGGGAAATTTTTAATTTTTAAATTCACGAATTTTGATATGATCTCACATTTGCGTATGGAAGGTAAATATGAATTTGACCCTGATATGCAAGATATGCTTGATAAGCATACACATGTCATCTTTAATTTTACGGACCATTCTCGCCTTTTTTATAATGATGTGCGTAAATTTGGACGAATGGTTTTGGTGCCTAAAGATGAGAGTAGCCAATACAAAGGAATTAAACAATTAGGTCCAGAACCTCAACCAGATGTCTTTTATTTGGAAACTTTTCAAGAAAAATTAAAACGATCGGCTAAAGCGATTAAGCCACTTTTATTAGATCAAAAACTAGTCACCGGTTTAGGAAATATTTATGTAGACGAAGCACTATGGGAAGCCCAAATACATCCTGAAACGCCAGCAAATGCATTAAACGAAAGTGAAACAACCCGCTTGCATCAAGCGATTATCGATGTCTTAGCTAGAGCTGTGGAAGCAGGGGGAACGACGATTCGTTCTTACGCTAACGCACTAGGAGAAGCAGGCACTTTTCAAGTATCACTAAATGCTTATGGGCAAACGGATTTACCTTGTCCACGTTGTCAAACACCGATTGTTAAAACAAAAGTCGCCCAACGTGGCACCCATTATTGTCCAACTTGTCAGAAGCGGAAAGGATGA
- a CDS encoding DnaD domain protein yields MKTAWDEVQPNHIYQVFKSLPLTKEGNDGLLYLYQPIIGAQALALYYALLGDEEDSFENDFAHIDMLHALNIGLPDFLHARKQLEGMGLLSVFMKEDVEFGRMFLYRLEEPLHPEVFFKDETYSFLLWSAIGERKFNQMVERFKPKKLDVSNYQEITCRFKDVYGSINEESFMRKSSKLEQVAQVYDVNKNNGIQLDASQIDWDFLLNLAEKKYISRTNFTTSFNHQLVLYQNLYGFDEMELVDLMTEAVSFIDGKVNEKELAKVVARHTKQIPQKKTGIYVSKDAETRRFNTLRQSGFSEQDIGLIQMSEATAPADFLQAIKQEKHSFVADSESWLLKSLIEKSPLANSVINVLMHYVLVVQNNSSLQASFVNRIATNWSEMGIKSPEEAIKHVRQLVKESKEAKEKRETQRTNYRKPIRKETLPDWVDNPVEEVEDSEKQAAINQRLQEYLQRKEGEK; encoded by the coding sequence GTGAAGACCGCTTGGGATGAAGTCCAACCAAATCATATTTATCAAGTGTTCAAGAGCCTGCCTTTAACAAAAGAAGGCAATGATGGTTTATTATACCTCTACCAACCAATTATTGGTGCACAAGCTTTGGCTCTGTATTATGCATTATTGGGTGATGAGGAAGATTCGTTTGAAAATGACTTTGCGCACATTGATATGTTACATGCATTAAATATCGGTTTGCCAGATTTTTTACATGCTCGTAAACAATTAGAAGGTATGGGATTGCTTTCTGTTTTTATGAAAGAAGATGTAGAGTTTGGTCGAATGTTTTTATATCGCTTAGAAGAACCATTACATCCAGAAGTGTTTTTTAAAGATGAAACATATAGTTTTTTGCTATGGAGTGCAATTGGGGAGCGAAAATTTAATCAAATGGTTGAACGTTTTAAGCCTAAAAAGCTCGATGTCTCTAACTATCAAGAAATTACGTGTCGCTTTAAAGATGTGTATGGCTCAATTAACGAAGAATCATTTATGCGCAAATCATCAAAATTAGAACAAGTGGCACAAGTCTATGATGTGAATAAAAACAATGGTATTCAGCTTGATGCTTCTCAAATTGATTGGGACTTTTTACTTAACTTAGCTGAGAAAAAATATATTTCACGTACAAACTTTACGACATCCTTTAATCATCAATTAGTTCTTTACCAAAATCTCTATGGCTTTGATGAGATGGAATTAGTTGACTTGATGACGGAAGCAGTATCTTTTATTGACGGTAAAGTGAATGAAAAAGAGCTTGCTAAGGTTGTAGCACGTCATACAAAGCAAATACCACAAAAAAAGACAGGGATTTATGTTTCAAAAGATGCTGAAACTCGTCGCTTCAATACATTGCGTCAGTCGGGATTTTCTGAACAAGATATCGGTTTAATTCAGATGAGTGAAGCGACAGCACCAGCTGATTTTTTACAAGCAATCAAGCAAGAAAAGCATAGTTTTGTAGCGGATTCAGAAAGCTGGTTGTTGAAATCATTGATTGAGAAAAGTCCGCTAGCCAATAGCGTCATCAATGTTTTGATGCATTATGTGCTAGTGGTACAAAACAATAGTTCATTACAAGCGAGCTTTGTTAATCGAATTGCAACCAATTGGTCCGAAATGGGAATTAAAAGTCCTGAAGAGGCAATTAAACATGTTCGACAACTGGTTAAAGAATCTAAAGAAGCCAAAGAAAAACGAGAAACCCAACGAACCAATTACCGCAAACCGATTCGTAAAGAAACATTACCTGACTGGGTTGATAATCCAGTTGAAGAAGTGGAAGATTCCGAAAAACAAGCAGCAATTAATCAACGATTGCAAGAATATTTACAACGCAAAGAAGGTGAAAAATGA
- a CDS encoding MaoC family dehydratase, which translates to MDIGKPRKLGKTIDEIEEGESLSVTESIEDNQLLLYLGLTNDANPLYIQHDYARQTAYERPIVPSIMLMGIVTSAISKHLPGPGSHVVNFSVNFVEPVYHYETLTFEFEVIKVDKMKDVITISVEAVNTENDRVLDAVVMVQPPILIDESEETNE; encoded by the coding sequence TTGGATATAGGTAAGCCAAGAAAACTAGGAAAAACCATTGATGAAATTGAGGAGGGTGAATCGTTATCCGTTACAGAATCGATTGAAGATAATCAGCTGTTGTTGTATTTAGGATTAACGAATGATGCTAATCCATTATATATTCAACATGATTATGCACGACAAACAGCGTATGAACGCCCAATTGTTCCGTCAATTATGTTGATGGGGATTGTAACGAGTGCCATTTCAAAACATTTGCCTGGACCAGGGTCACATGTGGTTAATTTTTCTGTGAACTTCGTGGAACCTGTCTACCATTATGAAACATTGACATTTGAATTTGAAGTTATCAAAGTTGATAAAATGAAGGATGTCATTACTATTTCTGTGGAAGCAGTGAATACAGAAAACGATCGCGTATTGGATGCGGTTGTGATGGTTCAACCACCAATTTTAATTGACGAAAGCGAGGAAACAAATGAATAA
- a CDS encoding Bax inhibitor-1/YccA family protein has protein sequence MNNHQVIEDTSGLNKFYAKVYGIFGLGLGISALAAFLGGSIFLKQTLAFIQNFPLGLTGIWIAEIILVIVLSAKAQKNPSLTLAGFIVYSLLNGLVLSITILAYGVENAARAFVVATITFLVMALYGAFTKRDLSGIGRAGIGLLFGVIIATVVNMFLQSSGVDYFLSYVTVLIFVGLTAYDNQRIRHVYFASQGQENLGLAAFMALQLYLDFINLFLSLLRIFSRD, from the coding sequence ATGAATAATCATCAAGTTATTGAAGATACATCTGGATTAAATAAATTTTATGCAAAGGTTTATGGAATCTTCGGTTTAGGTCTAGGTATCAGTGCTTTAGCTGCTTTTTTAGGTGGAAGTATTTTTTTAAAACAAACATTAGCGTTTATTCAAAACTTCCCATTAGGCTTAACAGGGATTTGGATTGCTGAAATCATCTTAGTAATTGTATTAAGTGCCAAAGCACAAAAAAATCCATCGTTAACACTGGCAGGATTTATTGTCTATTCCTTACTAAATGGATTAGTTTTATCTATTACTATTTTAGCTTATGGTGTAGAAAATGCAGCAAGAGCTTTTGTTGTAGCTACTATTACATTCCTAGTAATGGCACTGTATGGTGCCTTTACGAAACGTGATTTAAGTGGTATTGGTCGTGCGGGAATTGGTTTACTATTTGGGGTAATCATTGCGACAGTTGTAAACATGTTTTTACAAAGTTCAGGTGTCGATTATTTCTTATCCTATGTTACGGTGTTAATCTTTGTTGGCTTAACAGCCTATGATAATCAACGTATCCGTCACGTCTATTTTGCTTCACAAGGACAAGAGAATTTAGGTTTAGCTGCTTTCATGGCATTGCAACTTTATTTAGACTTTATCAACTTGTTCTTATCACTATTACGAATCTTTTCAAGAGACTAA
- a CDS encoding tRNA (adenine(22)-N(1))-methyltransferase has product MNEQELSRRLARVGSHVPQDARLADIGSDHAYLPVALMLKNKITFAVAGEVVRGPFQSAEKQVRKSGLTDRIVVRLADGLEAIEVNDEINAITIAGMGGTLIRSILESGKNNGRMNGTERLILQPNIGEKTLREWLAQNDYAIIEEEILEENKKTYEIIVAEKQKPTTYTEQELFFGPKLLEEKNEVFFQKWQRELTAKERVLSQLEKAEEKPLEKVEEIKMQLAWIKEVLA; this is encoded by the coding sequence ATGAACGAACAAGAATTATCACGACGCTTAGCACGTGTTGGTTCGCATGTTCCCCAAGATGCACGATTAGCAGATATTGGTTCAGATCATGCCTATCTACCCGTAGCGTTGATGTTAAAAAATAAAATTACATTCGCGGTAGCCGGTGAAGTTGTTAGGGGGCCTTTTCAATCAGCTGAAAAGCAAGTCCGTAAAAGTGGTTTAACAGATCGGATTGTTGTCCGTTTAGCTGATGGTTTAGAAGCGATTGAAGTGAATGATGAAATTAACGCAATCACCATTGCCGGTATGGGAGGGACATTAATTCGCTCAATTTTAGAAAGTGGTAAAAATAATGGTCGAATGAATGGTACTGAACGTCTCATCCTCCAACCAAATATCGGTGAGAAAACATTACGGGAATGGTTAGCACAAAATGACTATGCAATTATTGAAGAAGAAATTTTAGAAGAAAACAAAAAGACGTATGAAATTATTGTTGCCGAAAAACAGAAACCTACGACCTATACTGAGCAAGAATTATTTTTTGGTCCGAAATTATTAGAAGAAAAAAATGAGGTTTTCTTCCAAAAATGGCAACGTGAACTAACTGCTAAAGAACGTGTGTTAAGTCAATTAGAAAAAGCTGAAGAAAAACCTTTAGAAAAAGTTGAAGAAATAAAAATGCAACTTGCTTGGATTAAGGAGGTTTTGGCATGA
- the dnaI gene encoding primosomal protein DnaI: MEDVGKNLNRLLDQKNYRTRFEEMMQEVLQDVDVRNFLDLHKNRLTQQDIERSYAKLYEFVQEKRKFELNDPAQIAPGYEPQLMLNFHSVDVTYIPTEELLARRHQEEVRNRVQALNMPKDIQEARIATYEGTAGRGEALMAAIDFIEAYKEEPKNFHKGLYLAGSFGIGKTYLLGAIARDLAEAGFSSTLLHFPSFAVEMKQAIGKDQVAEKMEAIKKAPILMLDDIGADAMSSWIRDEVFGVILQYRMQEQLPTFFTSNFTMLELEKHLSVTQRGEEEPLKAKRIMERIRYLTKEVSMSGRNRRNQ; the protein is encoded by the coding sequence ATGGAAGATGTAGGTAAAAACTTAAATCGTCTATTAGATCAAAAAAATTATCGGACACGCTTTGAAGAAATGATGCAAGAAGTTTTACAAGACGTCGATGTGCGTAATTTTTTAGATCTGCATAAAAATCGTTTAACCCAACAAGATATTGAGCGTAGTTATGCAAAACTTTATGAGTTTGTTCAAGAAAAACGTAAATTTGAGTTAAATGATCCAGCCCAAATTGCACCGGGATATGAGCCTCAGTTGATGTTAAATTTTCATTCAGTCGATGTGACGTATATCCCAACTGAAGAATTATTAGCTAGAAGACATCAAGAAGAAGTGCGTAACCGCGTGCAAGCGTTGAATATGCCAAAAGACATCCAAGAAGCTCGTATTGCTACCTATGAAGGAACTGCTGGACGTGGTGAAGCATTAATGGCAGCAATTGATTTTATTGAAGCGTACAAAGAAGAACCAAAAAATTTTCATAAGGGCTTGTACTTAGCCGGCAGTTTTGGTATTGGCAAAACCTATCTTCTAGGGGCAATTGCTCGTGATTTAGCAGAAGCAGGTTTTTCATCGACGCTGTTACATTTCCCTTCATTTGCTGTTGAAATGAAACAAGCAATTGGTAAAGATCAAGTCGCTGAAAAAATGGAAGCTATCAAAAAAGCGCCGATTTTAATGTTAGATGATATTGGTGCGGATGCCATGAGTAGCTGGATTCGGGATGAAGTATTTGGTGTGATTTTGCAATATCGGATGCAGGAACAACTCCCAACGTTTTTCACCTCTAACTTTACCATGTTAGAATTGGAAAAACATCTGTCTGTTACGCAACGTGGTGAAGAAGAACCATTAAAAGCTAAACGTATTATGGAACGTATTCGCTACTTGACCAAAGAGGTTAGCATGAGTGGGCGTAATCGACGAAATCAATAG
- the murC gene encoding UDP-N-acetylmuramate--L-alanine ligase, producing the protein MTNQDKKIYHFVGIKGSGMSSLALVLHEKGLQVQGSDVEEYFFTQRELERAGVPLYTFDAENIHDGLTVIAGNAFTDAHEELVRARELGLEVIRYHDFISNFIQQFTSIAVTGSHGKTSTTGLLAHVLTGIRPTSYLIGDGTGHGDPNAELFAFEACEYRRHFLAYSPDYAIMTNIDFDHPDYYTSIEDVFSAFQTMAHQVKKGILAFGDDEYLRKLEADVPIYYYGVNENDDIQARNIIRTTEGSEFDVYFQGEFIGHFALPAFGQHNINNALGVIATAHLEGFNMEKVAQEMLTFKGVKRRFSEKIVADMTIVDDYAHHPAEIKATIDGARQKYPDKEIIAVFQPHTFTRTIALMDEFAEALDLSDKVYLCDIFGSARETQGDVKIEDLGAKISKGGQVIKEDNVSPLLDHENAVIIFMGAGDVQKFEQAYEKLLSGTTRNVL; encoded by the coding sequence ATGACGAATCAAGATAAAAAAATCTATCATTTTGTAGGAATCAAAGGCTCAGGTATGAGCTCTTTAGCACTTGTTTTACATGAAAAAGGGTTGCAAGTACAAGGGTCTGACGTAGAAGAATACTTTTTCACACAACGTGAATTAGAACGTGCGGGTGTTCCTTTATATACGTTTGATGCTGAGAATATTCATGATGGTTTAACAGTCATTGCTGGTAATGCGTTCACAGATGCTCATGAAGAATTAGTGCGTGCACGTGAATTAGGTCTAGAAGTGATTCGTTACCATGATTTTATTAGTAACTTTATTCAACAATTTACAAGTATTGCCGTAACTGGTTCCCATGGAAAAACAAGTACGACAGGATTATTAGCTCACGTATTAACTGGTATTCGTCCAACAAGCTATTTAATTGGTGATGGAACAGGTCATGGTGACCCAAATGCTGAATTATTTGCTTTTGAAGCATGTGAGTATCGTCGTCATTTCTTAGCATACTCACCGGATTATGCAATTATGACAAATATTGATTTTGACCATCCTGATTATTACACAAGTATTGAAGATGTTTTCTCAGCATTTCAAACAATGGCTCATCAAGTGAAAAAAGGAATTTTAGCTTTTGGTGATGATGAGTATTTACGTAAATTAGAAGCAGATGTTCCCATCTATTACTATGGGGTAAATGAAAACGATGATATTCAAGCAAGAAATATTATTCGTACAACAGAAGGTTCTGAATTTGATGTGTATTTCCAAGGTGAATTTATCGGCCACTTTGCTTTGCCAGCTTTTGGTCAACACAATATCAACAATGCGTTGGGTGTGATTGCAACGGCACATTTAGAAGGCTTTAACATGGAGAAAGTTGCCCAAGAAATGTTAACATTTAAAGGGGTAAAACGTCGCTTCAGTGAAAAAATTGTGGCAGATATGACTATCGTTGATGACTATGCACATCATCCAGCCGAAATCAAAGCAACGATTGATGGCGCACGTCAAAAATATCCAGATAAAGAAATTATTGCAGTCTTCCAACCACACACATTCACTCGAACGATTGCATTGATGGACGAATTTGCAGAAGCGTTAGATTTATCAGATAAAGTGTATTTATGTGATATTTTCGGTTCAGCACGTGAAACGCAAGGCGATGTGAAAATTGAAGATTTAGGAGCAAAAATTTCAAAAGGTGGACAAGTTATCAAAGAAGATAATGTGTCGCCATTATTAGATCACGAAAATGCGGTGATCATCTTTATGGGCGCAGGCGATGTTCAAAAATTTGAACAAGCTTATGAAAAATTATTAAGCGGAACAACACGTAACGTATTATAA
- the nrdR gene encoding transcriptional regulator NrdR translates to MHCPKCHHNNSRVIDSRQADDGRAIRRRRECENCGFRFTTFERLEETPLLVIKKNGAREEFNREKVLRGLIRSAEKRPVAMEQMEQIVDHVEARIRERGENEIPSTLIGEYVMEELVNLDEIAYIRFASVYRQFKDMSVFLKELQDIVDKAKEANK, encoded by the coding sequence ATGCACTGTCCAAAATGTCATCATAATAATTCTCGTGTTATTGATAGCCGTCAAGCCGATGATGGTCGTGCGATTCGCCGTAGACGCGAATGTGAAAACTGCGGCTTTCGTTTTACAACGTTTGAACGATTAGAAGAAACACCTCTGTTAGTCATTAAGAAAAATGGCGCGCGTGAAGAATTTAATCGTGAAAAAGTATTACGTGGTTTAATTCGTTCTGCTGAAAAACGTCCAGTAGCGATGGAGCAAATGGAACAAATTGTCGATCATGTAGAAGCTAGAATTCGTGAGCGAGGCGAAAATGAAATACCTTCAACTTTAATTGGTGAGTATGTTATGGAAGAATTAGTCAATTTAGACGAGATTGCTTATATTCGCTTTGCAAGTGTCTATCGTCAATTTAAAGACATGTCGGTATTCTTAAAGGAACTACAAGACATTGTTGATAAAGCAAAAGAAGCAAATAAGTAA
- the polA gene encoding DNA polymerase I: MTKNKLLLVDGNSVAFRAFFALHNSLERFKNNNGLHTNAIYAFNNMFENVMAKEQPTHVLVAFDAGNTTFRNAMYEEYKGGRAKTPGEFKEQMPYIRELITGLGVKHYELDNYEADDIIGTLANRVDEEQFDVVILTGDRDLTQLATEHIKIDITVKGVSDLESYTPEHIAEKYDGLKPLQIIDMKGLAGDASDNIPGVTKIGEKTAIKLLKQYESVEGIYEHIDEMKKSKMKENLINDRELAFLSKQLATINTDAPVEVNVDSLKYEGKDLDKLVPFYKEMNFKTFLERLNIVDDQEMDDILFEVVEETTPEMFTSESALYVEMLGDNYHIEDIVGIAWGTKKKIYVANNEAVFEDAAFQEWLFDETKKKKVYDAKRTQVALNRYIGCPKGLSYDVLLAAYLLDTNDNSNDIAAVAAHYGYTEIQSDDVIYGRGAKKGLPEEEEVFFAHLARKIVAIEWLSEKLVEELEEKGQTQLFYEMEFPLSNILAEMEMTGIKVDGQRLNQMKGEFAERLQEIEQKIYAQAGEEFNLNSPKQLGVILFEKMGLPVIKKTKTGYSTAVDVLEQLKEQAPIVEDILVYRQISKIQSTYVEGLLKMIQSDGKIHTRYVQTLTQTGRLSSVDPNLQNIPIRLEEGRKIREAFVPRKEDWVIYSSDYSQIELRVLAHISDDEHLKAAFLEGQDIHSSTAMRVFGIEKAEDVTPNMRRQAKAVNFGIVYGISDYGLSQNLGITRKAAQQYIDTYFERYPGVKKYMETVVREAKDTGYVETLYHRRRYLPDINSRNFNLRSFAERTAINSPIQGSAADILKIAMIDLNRRMKEEKLEAAMLLQVHDELVFEVPEYELEKLNQLVKEVMETAVSLHVPLITDSSWGKTWYEAK, encoded by the coding sequence ATGACAAAAAATAAATTATTATTAGTGGATGGCAACAGCGTCGCGTTTCGTGCGTTTTTTGCGCTACATAATTCGCTAGAACGCTTTAAAAACAACAATGGATTACACACCAACGCGATTTATGCCTTCAACAATATGTTTGAAAATGTAATGGCTAAAGAGCAGCCAACGCATGTCTTGGTTGCATTTGATGCGGGTAACACTACTTTTCGTAATGCGATGTATGAAGAATACAAAGGTGGGCGTGCAAAAACGCCAGGTGAATTCAAAGAACAGATGCCGTATATTCGTGAATTGATTACAGGCTTGGGTGTCAAGCACTACGAATTGGATAACTATGAAGCCGATGATATTATAGGAACCTTAGCTAATCGTGTGGATGAAGAACAATTTGACGTGGTAATTTTAACAGGTGACCGTGATTTAACCCAATTAGCCACTGAACATATAAAAATCGATATTACAGTAAAAGGCGTCAGTGATCTTGAATCTTATACACCTGAACATATTGCAGAAAAATATGATGGTTTAAAACCTTTACAAATCATCGATATGAAAGGTCTAGCTGGTGATGCCTCGGATAACATTCCTGGAGTGACCAAAATCGGTGAAAAAACTGCAATTAAATTGCTAAAACAATATGAGTCAGTAGAAGGCATTTATGAACATATTGATGAAATGAAAAAAAGCAAAATGAAAGAGAATTTAATCAATGATCGTGAGTTAGCTTTTCTTTCAAAACAATTAGCAACCATCAATACCGATGCCCCTGTTGAGGTGAACGTTGATTCCTTAAAATATGAAGGCAAAGATTTAGATAAATTAGTGCCCTTTTATAAAGAAATGAATTTTAAAACTTTCTTAGAACGTTTAAATATCGTTGATGACCAAGAGATGGATGATATTTTATTTGAAGTGGTAGAAGAAACGACTCCTGAAATGTTTACCTCAGAATCAGCGCTATACGTTGAAATGCTAGGGGATAACTACCACATTGAAGATATTGTGGGGATTGCTTGGGGAACGAAGAAAAAAATCTATGTTGCCAATAACGAAGCTGTATTTGAAGATGCTGCATTCCAAGAATGGCTATTTGACGAAACGAAAAAGAAAAAAGTCTATGATGCCAAGCGTACCCAAGTCGCTTTAAATCGTTATATTGGCTGTCCAAAAGGCTTGTCTTATGATGTTTTATTAGCCGCTTATTTATTAGATACCAATGATAATAGTAATGATATTGCAGCTGTTGCGGCTCATTATGGATATACAGAAATTCAATCAGATGATGTGATTTATGGAAGAGGAGCTAAAAAAGGTCTGCCAGAAGAGGAAGAAGTCTTTTTTGCGCATTTAGCTCGTAAAATTGTTGCGATTGAATGGTTAAGTGAGAAACTAGTTGAAGAGTTGGAAGAAAAAGGGCAAACGCAACTCTTTTATGAGATGGAATTTCCTTTATCGAATATCTTAGCAGAAATGGAAATGACAGGGATCAAAGTGGATGGACAACGTTTGAATCAGATGAAAGGTGAATTTGCTGAACGCTTACAAGAAATTGAACAAAAAATTTATGCACAAGCAGGCGAAGAATTTAATCTGAATTCACCAAAACAGTTAGGCGTTATCCTATTTGAAAAAATGGGTCTACCTGTCATTAAAAAAACAAAAACAGGCTATTCCACAGCGGTTGATGTTTTAGAACAGCTAAAAGAACAAGCTCCTATTGTCGAAGATATTTTAGTTTATCGCCAAATTTCGAAGATTCAGTCAACCTATGTTGAAGGATTATTGAAAATGATTCAAAGCGATGGAAAAATTCATACACGTTATGTACAAACGTTGACACAAACAGGACGTCTAAGCTCAGTCGATCCAAACTTACAAAATATTCCTATTCGTTTAGAAGAAGGTCGTAAGATTCGTGAAGCATTTGTACCAAGAAAAGAAGATTGGGTAATTTATTCTTCCGACTATTCCCAAATTGAACTACGTGTGTTGGCTCATATTTCAGATGACGAGCATTTAAAAGCGGCCTTTTTAGAAGGACAAGATATCCATTCAAGTACAGCGATGCGCGTTTTTGGCATTGAAAAAGCTGAAGACGTCACTCCCAATATGCGTCGCCAAGCCAAAGCAGTTAATTTTGGAATTGTTTATGGCATTTCTGATTATGGATTATCACAAAACTTGGGCATTACTCGAAAAGCTGCTCAACAATATATTGACACTTATTTCGAACGTTATCCAGGTGTGAAAAAATACATGGAGACAGTAGTTCGTGAAGCTAAAGACACCGGCTATGTAGAAACCTTGTATCATCGTCGTCGGTATTTACCAGATATTAATTCACGTAATTTTAATTTACGTTCATTTGCAGAAAGAACGGCCATTAATTCACCAATTCAAGGAAGTGCCGCCGATATTTTAAAAATTGCGATGATTGATTTGAATCGTCGGATGAAAGAAGAAAAATTAGAAGCAGCGATGCTTTTACAAGTACATGATGAATTGGTTTTTGAAGTTCCAGAATATGAGTTAGAAAAATTAAATCAACTTGTAAAAGAAGTGATGGAGACAGCTGTTTCCTTACATGTACCATTAATCACCGACAGCAGTTGGGGAAAAACATGGTATGAAGCAAAATAA